The genomic segment CGCTTCCCCCTCATCATCCCGACGAGTCCACCGCCCGCCCGGGCCTTCGGGCGCCGCCGCCCTTTTCCCGATCCCGTCACCCGACCCCGGCCGTCTTCCACCGTCACGCGACCACGATGTGTCCCGCTGAGACCACCGTCCCCAACGGGATCGGCTCCGTTCCCGTCGCCGGCCTGCCGTTCGAGCTCAACGACGGCGCCATGATCCCCCTCGGCGAGGGGCAGGCCGTCACCCGCGGGTGGCCCGAGGCCATCGGGGGGAGGCCTCTGGGCGTCACCTGGCACTGGACCGTCACCTGGGACCTCAGGGTGTGCCGCCAGGTGCTGGGCGGCGCCAATCCCGAGCGCAAGGGGCAGGCGTCGGCCCACTACGCCGTGGGACGCAGCTTCGCCGAGGGGGTGGACCGCTACGTGTCGCTGGAGAACCGCTCCTGGCACGCCGGCGTCCACCAGACGCTGCGCTGGGACGGCCGGGCGCTCACCGACCCGGACCACAAGGGCTCGCGCTCCACGGTGGGCGTCGAGACGGTGAACATCGGCTACGCCACCAGCGCCGGGATGGCCGGGCCCGACTGGATCCACACCGCCGGCCCCGACGGCAGGCCGCTCGTCGTGCAGCCGTGGACCGAGGAGCAGGTGCGGATGATGATCGAGGTGGGGCGCGAGATCCAGCGCCGCTGGCCGCACCTCGGCCCCGAAGACCACCACGGCCACCACGACGTCTGCCCCGGACACAAGGTGGACGTCTCCGGCTTCCCCTTCGCGCGGGTGCTGCGGGGAATTTACCCCGAGGCGTCCATCTACGACGTGTGGACCCCCACGGCCACGGTAGTCCAGCGCCAGCGCGCCCTGGCCGCCGCCGGCTGCGACCCCGGCCCCGTCGACGGCGTCTGGGGGAAGGACGGCACGGTCGCGCTCAAGCGCTTCCAGGCGGAGCGCGGCCTGGTGGCCAACGGCTACTGGAGCACCTTCGTCTCCCGCGCCCTGCACGCGGCGCTGGCGGAGCGGGGGATGGACCTGGCCGCCGCCGGCGGCGAGCCGGGCACCCGGTAAAGCGTCCGCCGGCGCCGGGACCCTTCCCCCGTCGCGGCCCGGCACCCCTTCCGAGACCTTCTTCCCGAGAGCGATTCATGAGCAATCCCCAGCCTTCCGCCCCCGTCGTCGTCCCCGCCGAGCAGCAGGCCGTCGTCTCGCCCGCGCGGCTCCCCATCGGCCCCGTCGCGCTGCTGGCGGCCGGGATGGGCATCGTGCTGTTCCTGGTCGGCCGCGACATCGGCTTCGCGCAGTCGCTCGCCTTCTCCGGCGACGGGCTCCTGAACGTGGGCCAGGTGCTGGCGCCGCTGATCGCCGTGGCGCTCTTCATCGAGCGCGCGGTCGAGGTGGTGATCACCGCCTGGCGCGCCCAGGGCTCGCGCGAGCGCCAGTGGAGCGTCGACCATCCCCGGGACGAGCAGAGCGCGCGCTTCGCACGGATGGCGCTGGACCGCTACCGCATGTCCACGCAGCGCTACTCCTTCATCGTCTCGCTCTCGCTCTCCGTGTTCGCCGCGCTGGTGGGCGTGCGCGCCGTGGGCCCGCTGCTGGCCGCCGGGGCGCTGGACGCGCTGCAGGGAGGGCAGCAGCTCTGGTTCGCCGCCTTCGACGTGGGGATCACCGGCCTG from the Longimicrobium sp. genome contains:
- a CDS encoding N-acetylmuramoyl-L-alanine amidase, which gives rise to MCPAETTVPNGIGSVPVAGLPFELNDGAMIPLGEGQAVTRGWPEAIGGRPLGVTWHWTVTWDLRVCRQVLGGANPERKGQASAHYAVGRSFAEGVDRYVSLENRSWHAGVHQTLRWDGRALTDPDHKGSRSTVGVETVNIGYATSAGMAGPDWIHTAGPDGRPLVVQPWTEEQVRMMIEVGREIQRRWPHLGPEDHHGHHDVCPGHKVDVSGFPFARVLRGIYPEASIYDVWTPTATVVQRQRALAAAGCDPGPVDGVWGKDGTVALKRFQAERGLVANGYWSTFVSRALHAALAERGMDLAAAGGEPGTR